One Methanolobus sp. WCC4 DNA segment encodes these proteins:
- a CDS encoding bifunctional nuclease family protein: MDDSADENIEKGNDIKAVSVKGVFMINIFGKAVPAVMLEDEEGMIMPIHIGQAEALSINSVLKGETMPRPMTHDLIVAMLSRLDAEVERVLIDDKVDNIYYARMTLKKDGATMEFDARPSDCIAIALRNDASIMISEEVFNCDAISKDNFTGSKAITGFE, from the coding sequence ATGGATGATAGTGCAGACGAGAATATTGAAAAAGGGAACGATATCAAGGCGGTCAGTGTAAAGGGGGTGTTCATGATCAACATCTTCGGAAAGGCTGTACCTGCGGTGATGCTTGAGGATGAGGAAGGGATGATAATGCCTATACACATCGGTCAGGCAGAGGCGCTGTCGATAAATTCGGTGCTTAAAGGAGAGACCATGCCACGACCTATGACACACGACCTCATCGTTGCTATGCTCTCAAGACTTGATGCGGAAGTGGAGAGGGTGCTGATAGATGACAAGGTGGACAATATCTACTATGCTCGGATGACACTGAAAAAGGATGGCGCCACTATGGAGTTCGATGCCAGACCCAGCGATTGCATCGCCATCGCACTGAGGAACGATGCCTCGATAATGATCAGCGAGGAGGTCTTCAACTGTGATGCTATCAGCAAGGATAATTTCACCGGCTCAAAGGCGATAACAGGATTTGAATAG
- a CDS encoding MazG nucleotide pyrophosphohydrolase domain-containing protein, producing MEISEFQKRMYDLYAHNDRRRGAAATTLWLVEEVGELAEAVRREDMDNLREELADCFAWIGAIANLYDIDLEAAFLEKYPDMCPTCKKNPCICTD from the coding sequence ATGGAAATATCCGAATTCCAGAAACGGATGTATGACCTCTACGCTCACAATGACAGGAGAAGAGGTGCAGCAGCCACCACTCTCTGGCTTGTGGAAGAGGTCGGCGAACTTGCAGAGGCCGTCCGCAGGGAGGACATGGATAACCTTAGAGAAGAGCTTGCAGACTGTTTTGCATGGATAGGTGCAATTGCAAACCTCTATGATATAGACCTTGAAGCTGCTTTTCTGGAAAAGTATCCTGACATGTGTCCCACATGTAAGAAGAATCCGTGCATCTGTACGGATTGA
- a CDS encoding class I SAM-dependent methyltransferase: MKELPEWYYNELVQIGTDYSSEEEVQNYDRKMRTIRNIAEEAETMIKLIDIQPEHSILEIGCGTGEFSIELSKHCEHVLALDISQRMLDFAREKAKTRGRDNIEFGRAGFLTFDPKGKKFDAVVTQLVLHHLPDFWKLTALRNINSMLKDGGRFYLKDVVFSSEVPDFDAYFSQIFENMPPEAGDEIIDEMKLHIKEEFSTFDRGFTQHLN; encoded by the coding sequence ATGAAAGAACTACCTGAATGGTACTATAATGAACTCGTACAGATAGGAACCGATTACTCAAGTGAAGAAGAGGTTCAGAACTACGACAGGAAGATGAGAACTATCAGGAATATAGCCGAAGAGGCTGAGACCATGATAAAGCTCATTGACATCCAGCCGGAACACAGTATACTGGAGATAGGATGCGGGACCGGCGAATTCTCCATTGAGCTTTCAAAACACTGCGAACATGTCCTTGCATTGGATATTTCCCAGAGAATGCTTGACTTCGCCAGAGAGAAAGCAAAGACAAGAGGCAGGGATAACATTGAATTCGGCAGGGCAGGTTTCCTGACATTCGACCCGAAAGGAAAGAAGTTCGATGCGGTTGTTACCCAGCTTGTATTGCACCATCTTCCGGATTTCTGGAAACTCACCGCTTTGAGGAATATAAATTCCATGCTAAAGGATGGCGGCAGGTTCTACCTGAAGGACGTGGTATTCTCATCAGAAGTACCTGACTTCGATGCCTATTTCTCACAGATATTTGAGAATATGCCGCCTGAAGCCGGTGATGAGATCATCGATGAGATGAAACTTCACATAAAGGAAGAGTTCTCAACATTTGACCGGGGATTCACTCAACACCTGAACTGA
- a CDS encoding DUF1614 domain-containing protein, which translates to MRHRIFYNPFNFIFTLILTFVLAFSISLLFFGVVSTAFARIGFSWEDALILLLASLIGSHINIPLRTIESKVPIEDHKYVKVFGVSYRVPFKKNHIMKTTVAINVGGALIPTIVSLYLLSLFPDSAIHAFYAALMVAIVTKLIARPVKGVGIVTPALLPPVAAALSSILVVSMGHVQHELIFAVAYVSGTLGTLIGADLLNMRAITKLGAPVVSIGGAGTFDGVFLAGVIAVLLV; encoded by the coding sequence ATGAGGCATCGGATATTCTATAATCCTTTTAATTTCATTTTCACGCTGATACTCACTTTTGTGCTGGCGTTCAGCATATCCCTGCTTTTCTTCGGTGTTGTGAGCACCGCCTTTGCAAGGATAGGTTTCTCATGGGAGGATGCCCTTATCCTGCTCCTTGCCTCGCTTATCGGAAGCCATATCAATATCCCCCTGAGAACGATAGAGTCAAAGGTACCGATCGAGGACCACAAGTATGTGAAGGTCTTCGGGGTCTCATATCGCGTACCCTTCAAAAAGAATCACATCATGAAGACAACGGTGGCCATCAACGTAGGCGGAGCACTTATCCCGACCATCGTTTCCCTCTACCTGCTGAGCCTCTTCCCCGATTCCGCGATACATGCCTTCTACGCCGCCCTCATGGTGGCAATAGTCACAAAGCTGATTGCCAGACCCGTGAAAGGTGTGGGAATCGTCACCCCTGCCCTGCTCCCACCTGTTGCAGCAGCCCTGAGCTCGATCCTCGTAGTCTCAATGGGACACGTACAGCATGAACTCATCTTTGCAGTAGCCTATGTCAGCGGCACCCTGGGAACCCTGATAGGAGCCGACCTGCTGAACATGCGCGCGATCACTAAGCTGGGAGCACCTGTAGTTAGTATTGGCGGTGCGGGGACGTTCGATGGGGTGTTTTTGGCTGGGGTTATTGCGGTGTTGTTGGTATGA
- a CDS encoding restriction endonuclease subunit S has product MNPDSFFENFSLLAETPNGIQKLREMILQMAVQGKLVPQNPDDEPAEVLLEMIRVEMVRLAKDGIIKKSANLPSVEVDEIAYEIPDNWYWTRLGTIGIINPKNNVSDDLDVSFIPMTLLSEKYGDDVVYDTRSWKEIKKGYTHFAENDVVVAKITPCFQNGKSAVMKGLKNGVGAGTTELYVFRSITEYTYPYYVLLYFRSPQFIQKGITKTTGTANQKRIPRDYFLQNPFPLPPLEEQKRIVAKVDQLMELCDQLESLQQQKQESRIHLNNAALNKMLETGSPEEFAENWRLVCDNFGLLYDNLENVEKLRQAILQLAVMGKLVEQDDRDEPAEVLLEKIRDEKEKLVKEGEIRNSKPLPSIEKEENPFELPHNWKWERLGNLVSLLGDGLHGTPNYSEHGDYFFINGNNLKNGKIIVKSNTKTVSLEEFNKHKKSLNENTVLVSINGTLGNVAFYNNEKVILGKSACYFNLLGNLDKFYIKILIETGYFLDYAFENATGSTIKNVSLKSMRLFLVPLPPLEEQKRIVAKVDQLMELCDQLESNIRQAQEDGERLMEAAVNDLLE; this is encoded by the coding sequence ATGAACCCCGATTCCTTTTTCGAGAACTTTTCCCTGCTTGCAGAAACCCCAAACGGTATCCAGAAGCTGCGCGAGATGATACTGCAAATGGCAGTGCAGGGAAAGCTTGTACCGCAAAATCCAGATGATGAGCCTGCGGAAGTGTTGTTGGAGATGATTAGGGTTGAGATGGTGAGGTTGGCTAAGGATGGCATCATCAAGAAAAGTGCGAACTTGCCTTCGGTTGAGGTCGATGAAATAGCTTATGAAATTCCTGATAATTGGTATTGGACAAGGCTTGGAACAATAGGAATCATAAATCCAAAGAATAATGTATCAGATGATTTGGATGTTTCATTTATTCCTATGACTTTGTTATCTGAAAAATATGGTGATGATGTTGTTTATGATACGAGGTCATGGAAAGAAATTAAAAAAGGATATACGCATTTTGCTGAAAATGATGTTGTTGTGGCAAAAATAACACCATGTTTTCAGAATGGCAAATCTGCTGTAATGAAAGGATTGAAAAATGGCGTAGGTGCAGGTACTACAGAATTGTATGTATTTAGGTCAATAACAGAATATACCTATCCATATTATGTATTATTGTATTTTAGAAGCCCACAGTTTATTCAAAAAGGAATTACAAAAACAACAGGTACAGCAAATCAAAAAAGAATACCGCGTGACTATTTTTTGCAAAATCCATTTCCCCTTCCCCCTCTCGAAGAACAAAAACGCATCGTAGCCAAAGTCGACCAGCTCATGGAACTCTGCGACCAGCTCGAATCCCTACAACAGCAGAAGCAGGAAAGCCGCATTCATCTCAACAATGCTGCCCTCAACAAGATGCTAGAAACTGGCAGCCCGGAGGAGTTTGCAGAAAACTGGCGGCTCGTATGCGATAATTTCGGGCTGCTCTATGATAATCTGGAAAACGTGGAGAAACTGAGGCAGGCTATTTTGCAGCTTGCGGTGATGGGTAAGCTTGTGGAGCAGGATGACAGGGATGAGCCTGCTGAAGTGTTGTTGGAAAAGATTAGGGATGAAAAAGAGAAGTTGGTTAAAGAAGGCGAAATAAGGAATAGCAAACCACTACCATCAATTGAAAAGGAAGAAAATCCTTTTGAGTTACCACATAACTGGAAATGGGAAAGACTAGGAAATTTAGTTTCTTTGTTAGGTGATGGATTACATGGTACTCCAAACTACTCAGAGCATGGTGATTATTTCTTCATAAACGGGAACAATTTGAAAAACGGGAAAATTATTGTCAAAAGCAATACAAAAACAGTATCTTTGGAAGAATTCAATAAACACAAGAAATCATTGAATGAAAATACTGTATTGGTTTCAATAAATGGCACATTAGGCAATGTTGCTTTCTATAATAATGAAAAAGTAATCTTGGGAAAGAGTGCATGTTACTTTAATTTACTAGGCAATTTGGACAAATTTTATATTAAGATATTAATTGAGACTGGATATTTTTTGGATTACGCTTTTGAAAATGCTACTGGCAGTACAATCAAGAATGTTTCACTGAAATCTATGAGGTTATTTTTAGTTCCACTTCCTCCTCTCGAAGAACAAAAACGCATCGTAGCCAAAGTCGATCAGCTTATGGAACTCTGCGACCAGCTCGAATCTAACATAAGGCAGGCGCAGGAAGATGGGGAGAGGCTGATGGAAGCTGCAGTTAATGATCTTTTAGAATAA
- a CDS encoding RNA-binding domain-containing protein, protein MASDFVIREKELDYTLPLKESEILELKRSTSELKEAIISIVAMLNKHQEGEIYFGVKDDGTVLGQELGRKTLRDISRAIADNIEPSVHPFVYQVEIEDKKCILVEFSGSNVPYFAYGRAYVRVADEDRRLSIHELENMILEKNRNKLRWDTEVCKDATLDDISDEKFISFMKGAGRLYNDDLYGSMNKLKLLSDGKPTNAAVILFGKSPEDLFPNARLRCAVFAREDTSLIVDMQDFSGNLFYLIEQAEKYVLSNIHVGMGLDGMKRVDVPEIEKYALREAIVNAFCHRDYFEYDSVNVAIFKDRVEIRNKGRLYGGLSVELIRSGMFSERRNELIADIFHEAGLVEKWGAGIRKILDAEPETTFEEVGTQFIVTFKRTTSEVLESETRDSLHEKVGDRVGEKVGDRVGENLTPNQRKIIDLILEDPFISARLLSGSVGISQRKIEMNVAKLKKKGLLRRVGPARGGHWEVIDGE, encoded by the coding sequence ATGGCTTCTGATTTTGTAATACGCGAGAAAGAACTTGATTACACTCTTCCATTAAAGGAAAGTGAGATTCTTGAGTTGAAAAGATCGACCTCTGAGCTCAAAGAGGCTATTATCTCCATTGTTGCTATGCTGAACAAGCATCAGGAAGGAGAGATTTATTTTGGTGTAAAGGATGATGGAACTGTGCTGGGGCAGGAACTCGGCAGAAAAACATTAAGGGACATATCAAGGGCTATAGCTGATAATATTGAGCCTTCAGTTCATCCTTTTGTCTATCAGGTGGAAATTGAAGACAAGAAGTGTATACTTGTGGAGTTTTCAGGCTCAAATGTGCCATATTTTGCTTATGGCAGGGCTTATGTAAGAGTTGCAGATGAAGACAGACGTCTTAGTATCCATGAACTTGAGAATATGATACTGGAAAAGAATCGGAACAAGTTGCGCTGGGATACTGAAGTTTGCAAGGATGCTACTCTGGATGACATAAGTGATGAGAAGTTCATTTCTTTTATGAAAGGTGCTGGAAGGCTGTACAATGATGACCTGTACGGTTCTATGAACAAACTGAAACTTCTTTCAGATGGCAAGCCTACTAATGCGGCAGTCATTCTTTTTGGAAAATCTCCTGAGGATCTTTTTCCTAACGCAAGGTTGAGATGTGCTGTTTTTGCAAGGGAAGATACGTCTCTTATTGTTGATATGCAGGACTTTTCCGGGAATCTGTTTTACCTGATAGAACAGGCTGAGAAGTATGTGCTTTCAAATATCCATGTGGGCATGGGACTTGATGGTATGAAACGTGTCGATGTTCCGGAAATTGAAAAGTACGCACTGAGAGAGGCTATTGTCAATGCTTTCTGTCACAGGGATTATTTCGAGTATGATTCTGTTAATGTGGCAATATTCAAAGACAGGGTTGAGATAAGGAATAAAGGGCGCCTCTATGGTGGATTGTCAGTTGAATTGATTCGTTCTGGAATGTTCTCAGAGCGCAGGAATGAGCTGATTGCAGATATCTTTCATGAAGCCGGACTGGTCGAAAAATGGGGTGCTGGCATCCGTAAGATTTTGGATGCAGAGCCGGAAACGACCTTTGAAGAAGTTGGCACACAGTTCATCGTAACTTTCAAAAGGACTACATCTGAGGTTCTTGAAAGTGAAACAAGAGATTCATTGCATGAAAAGGTCGGTGATAGGGTCGGAGAAAAGGTCGGTGATAGGGTCGGAGAAAATCTCACACCAAATCAACGAAAGATTATTGACCTTATTTTGGAAGACCCTTTCATTTCTGCCAGATTGTTATCCGGGTCAGTCGGCATCTCCCAGAGGAAGATAGAGATGAATGTCGCCAAATTAAAGAAAAAAGGTCTTCTCAGGCGTGTAGGTCCAGCAAGAGGCGGCCATTGGGAAGTTATCGATGGTGAATAA
- the hisF gene encoding imidazole glycerol phosphate synthase subunit HisF: protein MLTKRIIPCLDVTLDEEGGTVVKGIEFVDLRKAGDPVELAKQYNEQGADELVFLDITASHEGRGTMVKVIERTADEVFIPLTVGGGINSIEDIRQILRAGADKVSINTAAVKNPELIRESSEIFGAQCIVTAIDCKRNLDVENNPDKTILELEDGTPAWYEVVIYGGRQPTGLDAVQWAKKVEELGSGEILLTSMDRDGTYDGFDIPITKKLSEELEIPIIASGGVGNPEHMYEGFTNGKADAALAASIFHFGEYTVKDVKEHLRKKDIPVRL from the coding sequence ATGCTCACAAAAAGGATCATACCATGTCTTGATGTTACGCTCGATGAGGAAGGCGGAACTGTTGTCAAGGGAATAGAATTCGTAGACCTGAGAAAGGCAGGGGACCCTGTGGAACTCGCCAAGCAGTATAACGAACAGGGTGCAGATGAACTTGTATTCCTTGACATAACCGCATCCCATGAGGGCAGAGGGACAATGGTAAAGGTCATCGAGAGGACCGCAGACGAGGTTTTCATCCCCCTCACTGTTGGCGGCGGTATCAACTCCATCGAGGACATACGCCAGATACTTAGAGCAGGAGCGGACAAGGTTTCCATAAACACTGCTGCTGTTAAGAACCCTGAACTCATCAGGGAATCATCAGAGATATTCGGTGCCCAGTGCATCGTCACAGCCATCGACTGCAAAAGGAACCTTGACGTGGAGAACAATCCTGACAAGACAATCCTTGAACTTGAGGACGGCACACCTGCATGGTACGAGGTCGTTATCTACGGTGGCAGGCAGCCAACAGGCCTGGATGCAGTTCAGTGGGCAAAGAAGGTAGAGGAACTCGGTTCCGGTGAGATACTGCTCACCAGCATGGACAGGGACGGAACCTATGACGGTTTTGACATCCCTATCACAAAGAAGCTCTCCGAGGAGCTTGAGATACCTATCATCGCATCAGGCGGTGTAGGCAATCCCGAACACATGTACGAGGGATTCACCAACGGAAAGGCCGATGCAGCGCTTGCAGCAAGCATATTCCACTTTGGCGAGTACACTGTAAAGGACGTCAAGGAACACCTCAGGAAAAAGGACATTCCTGTAAGGCTATAA
- a CDS encoding DEAD/DEAH box helicase family protein has product MTDIDKRSLSERDICTKYITPAIKKAGWNLHTQVREEVFLTDGRVIVDGQKVSRGTRKRADYVLYYKPNIPLAIVEAKKNEYEVGKGMQQALEYTQMMELPFAFSSNGDAFLFRDNSGNSDLVEKELPLDSFPSPEELWESYCKWKGIDEIEHTSIDQDYYSDLTGKSPRYYQVNAINKTIEAISKGQNRILLVMATGTGKMYTAFHIIWRLWKSKVKKRILFLVDRDVLASQAKNKDFKPFGNAMTRIDKRKVDTSYEIYLSLYQAVTGSEEEKNIYKQFSKDFFDLIVVDECHRGSADENSAWREILEYFDSATQIGMTATPKETKTVSNIEYFGEPIYTYSLKQGIEDGFLAPYKVIRIDLDKDLQGWRPERGQLDKYGREIEDRIYNQKDFDRKVVLEKRTEIVARKVTEFLKATNRYDKTIVFCENIDHAERMRQAIVNENPDLVDETKYVMRITGDEKEGKAELDNFTLPECKYPVIATTSKLLTTGVDVQTCKLIVLDKRIQSMTEFKQIIGRGTRIHEEYEKLFFTIMDFKKATELFADPDFDGEPVDIYEGKADVPLKPSLPGHKIKPYKVPDVGVSIVAERVQYYGTDGKLITESIKDYTRKTLLDEFESLDMFLQYWSDSGKKMAIIQELEDKGLMLDALAEEIGREYDPFDLICHVVFDQPPLSRKDRANNVRNNGYFAKYGENARAVLNALLDKYADEGIRNLEDMDVLRVKPLNDLGTPMGIIKLFGGKQNFIDAVSEMETQLYMAEA; this is encoded by the coding sequence ATGACTGATATTGACAAAAGAAGCCTCAGTGAAAGAGACATCTGTACTAAGTACATCACTCCTGCAATCAAAAAAGCAGGGTGGAATCTGCATACTCAAGTACGTGAAGAAGTGTTTCTGACAGATGGAAGGGTTATTGTCGATGGCCAGAAAGTTTCCCGTGGAACAAGAAAACGTGCTGATTATGTTCTTTACTACAAGCCCAACATCCCATTAGCTATTGTTGAAGCTAAGAAAAATGAATATGAAGTCGGAAAAGGGATGCAACAGGCACTTGAATACACTCAGATGATGGAGTTACCTTTTGCTTTTAGTTCCAACGGTGATGCTTTTCTTTTTCGGGACAATTCAGGAAACTCTGACCTTGTAGAAAAAGAACTTCCATTGGATAGTTTCCCTTCGCCTGAAGAGTTATGGGAGTCTTATTGTAAATGGAAAGGTATCGATGAGATTGAACATACTTCGATAGATCAGGATTACTATTCAGATCTCACAGGTAAAAGTCCGCGATACTATCAGGTGAATGCAATAAACAAGACCATAGAAGCTATATCCAAAGGTCAAAACCGTATTTTACTTGTGATGGCTACTGGGACTGGAAAGATGTATACAGCATTTCATATCATCTGGAGGTTATGGAAATCCAAAGTTAAAAAAAGAATTCTTTTCCTCGTTGACAGGGATGTTCTTGCCAGTCAGGCAAAAAACAAGGATTTCAAGCCTTTTGGCAATGCAATGACAAGAATAGATAAACGGAAGGTAGACACATCTTATGAGATCTACCTGTCCCTATATCAGGCTGTTACCGGCTCTGAAGAAGAGAAAAATATCTATAAGCAGTTCTCAAAGGATTTCTTCGACCTTATTGTTGTAGATGAGTGTCACCGGGGCAGTGCTGATGAGAATTCGGCATGGAGAGAGATTCTGGAGTATTTTGATTCTGCAACCCAGATAGGGATGACGGCTACACCAAAGGAAACGAAGACCGTTTCAAACATTGAATATTTTGGAGAGCCGATTTACACCTACTCACTGAAACAGGGTATTGAAGATGGTTTCCTCGCGCCCTATAAGGTCATCCGTATTGACCTTGACAAGGATCTGCAGGGCTGGAGACCTGAAAGGGGGCAACTGGATAAGTACGGCAGGGAAATTGAGGACCGCATATACAACCAGAAGGATTTCGATCGCAAAGTTGTTCTCGAGAAAAGGACTGAGATCGTTGCCAGAAAGGTCACTGAGTTCCTTAAAGCTACCAATCGTTATGATAAGACCATTGTTTTCTGTGAGAACATCGATCACGCCGAAAGAATGAGACAGGCTATTGTTAATGAGAATCCCGACCTTGTGGATGAAACTAAATATGTGATGAGGATCACAGGTGATGAAAAGGAAGGTAAAGCTGAACTTGATAATTTCACTCTGCCTGAATGCAAATATCCTGTCATTGCCACGACATCAAAACTCCTGACCACCGGTGTTGATGTGCAGACCTGTAAACTCATTGTGCTTGATAAGAGAATCCAGTCCATGACCGAGTTCAAGCAGATAATCGGTAGGGGAACTCGTATCCATGAGGAATATGAGAAGCTCTTTTTTACGATAATGGATTTCAAGAAGGCTACGGAATTGTTTGCAGACCCTGACTTTGACGGGGAACCTGTTGACATTTATGAGGGGAAGGCAGATGTTCCTCTAAAACCGAGTTTACCGGGCCATAAGATCAAACCGTACAAGGTTCCTGATGTGGGAGTTTCCATTGTGGCTGAAAGGGTTCAGTATTATGGAACTGACGGGAAGCTTATCACTGAATCGATCAAGGATTATACACGCAAGACCCTGCTTGATGAATTCGAATCCCTTGATATGTTCCTGCAATACTGGAGTGATAGCGGCAAGAAGATGGCAATAATTCAGGAGCTTGAAGATAAGGGTTTGATGCTGGATGCCCTTGCAGAGGAGATCGGCAGGGAATACGACCCGTTCGATCTTATCTGTCATGTTGTGTTTGACCAGCCGCCACTGAGTCGTAAGGATAGGGCGAATAATGTCAGGAATAATGGTTATTTTGCTAAATACGGGGAAAATGCACGTGCTGTTTTGAATGCTCTTCTGGATAAGTATGCGGATGAGGGCATAAGGAATCTTGAGGATATGGATGTTCTGAGGGTGAAGCCGCTTAACGACCTTGGAACGCCTATGGGGATCATCAAGCTGTTTGGTGGCAAGCAGAATTTCATTGATGCGGTTTCGGAAATGGAAACACAATTATACATGGCTGAAGCTTAA
- a CDS encoding 4Fe-4S binding protein translates to MNRQEFRKLLLIISFFMFPLTIFYFSPYIIVDAASKGIVSGSMVVFALLFLSSLVFGRLWCGWFCASGACQSILIQVNGKDAKGGRYDLIKYLIWTVWIFIIAFLAASAGGLHTVNFFYHTENVVSIDRPLKFIVYYVVIAVLLVLSLAYGKRAGCHYICWMAPFMVIGRKIRNILKYPSLRLKANKDDCINCRKCSKICPMSLDVNAMVSNGKMENSECILCGECVDTCPKDVISYSFSSGVE, encoded by the coding sequence TTGAACAGGCAGGAATTCAGGAAATTGCTTCTCATAATCTCGTTCTTTATGTTCCCGCTCACTATCTTCTATTTCTCTCCCTATATTATCGTTGATGCAGCATCAAAGGGAATAGTCTCCGGAAGCATGGTGGTCTTTGCATTACTTTTCCTTTCATCGCTTGTATTTGGCAGGCTGTGGTGCGGATGGTTCTGTGCCTCAGGAGCATGTCAGTCAATATTGATACAGGTCAACGGAAAAGATGCAAAGGGTGGAAGGTATGACCTGATAAAATATCTGATATGGACGGTCTGGATCTTCATTATAGCATTTCTGGCTGCTTCTGCCGGAGGACTGCATACTGTCAATTTCTTCTATCACACAGAGAACGTGGTATCAATTGACCGCCCGCTGAAGTTCATTGTCTATTATGTGGTGATAGCTGTGCTGTTGGTTCTTTCACTGGCATATGGCAAAAGGGCTGGCTGCCACTACATTTGCTGGATGGCACCATTCATGGTCATCGGAAGGAAGATAAGGAACATCCTGAAGTATCCTTCCCTGAGGCTCAAAGCGAATAAAGATGATTGTATCAACTGCAGGAAGTGCAGCAAGATCTGTCCCATGAGCCTTGATGTCAATGCCATGGTGAGCAACGGGAAAATGGAGAATTCGGAATGTATCCTCTGCGGGGAATGTGTTGATACGTGCCCTAAAGATGTGATAAGTTACTCCTTCAGTTCAGGTGTTGAGTGA
- a CDS encoding N-6 DNA methylase: protein MRDYNPSDRVDVIITNPPFGGTEEDGIETGFPASYRTRETADLFLVLIVHLLKDKGRGAIVLPDGTLFGEGVKTRIKEKLLNECNLHTIVRLPNGVFNPYTGIKTNLLFFTKGEPTKEIWYYEHPYPDGYKSYSKTKPMRIQEFKPEKAWWENREENEFTWKVTIDEIKANNYNLDIKNPHVTDIDHGDPEELLADYKTLLSEIEDTRNTLKAELMAALEGKNP from the coding sequence CTGAGAGATTACAACCCATCTGACAGGGTGGATGTGATAATTACCAATCCGCCATTTGGAGGCACGGAGGAAGACGGCATTGAAACAGGTTTCCCGGCATCCTACCGAACAAGGGAAACAGCCGACCTTTTCCTTGTACTCATCGTTCACCTGCTCAAAGATAAAGGACGAGGCGCAATAGTTCTCCCTGACGGCACACTCTTCGGCGAAGGTGTGAAGACCCGCATCAAGGAGAAACTTCTCAACGAGTGCAACCTGCACACCATCGTGCGCCTGCCAAATGGTGTTTTCAATCCCTACACCGGCATCAAAACAAACTTGCTCTTTTTCACTAAAGGCGAGCCAACCAAGGAGATATGGTATTACGAACACCCATATCCTGATGGCTACAAGTCCTACTCCAAGACAAAACCAATGCGAATTCAGGAGTTCAAACCCGAAAAAGCATGGTGGGAAAACCGCGAGGAAAATGAGTTTACCTGGAAGGTCACAATCGACGAGATCAAGGCCAACAACTACAACCTCGATATCAAGAACCCCCACGTCACAGACATCGACCACGGCGACCCCGAAGAACTCCTCGCTGACTACAAAACCCTCCTCTCAGAGATCGAAGACACCCGCAACACCCTGAAAGCAGAACTCATGGCAGCCCTTGAGGGAAAGAACCCATGA